TAGGCTGTCGTTTTGAATACAAAGTGCAAGAAGTTCCAAACGGATTAGCTCAAGCTTTTGTTTTAGGAGAAGAATTCATTGGAAACGACAAAGTATGTTTAGTACTAGGAGATAATATCTTCTATATAAAGCGTAAAATCGTTGAAGCATGTGTTGATGTAGAAGGAGCAAAAATATTTGGTTATCACGTCAATGACCCCGAACGCTATGGGGTTGTGGAATATGATGAAAACAATAATGTAATTAGTATTCAAGAAAAGCCAAAAGTACCTAAATCTAATTATGCTGTTCCAGGATTATATTTTTACGATAATGATGTAGTAGAAATTGCAAAAAATATAATTCCATCAGCCAGAGGTGAGTATGAAATTACGGATGTAAATTCAGAATACCTAAAGAGAGGGAAGCTGAAAGTTCAATTGTTAGGTAGAGGCTCAGCCTGGCTAGATACAGGAACTTTCAGGTCTTTAATGCAAGCCAGTCAGTTCGTGCAGGTAATTGAAGATAGGCAAGGGCGAAAAATTGGCTGTATTGAAGAGGCCGCTTACAAAATGGGTTTTATCGATGATGAACAGCTTAAGAAATTGGCAGTGCCTTTACTGAAAAGTGGATACGGCAATTACCTCTTGTCATTAATAAAATAATTATGAAATCAATAGATCAGTTAAGAACGTTAGTCGAGCAGGAGTTGTTAAGCTTGAAATATCCAAGCACACCAGCCGATTTATATGCTCCAATAGATTATATCTTATCGTTAGGAGGTAAGCGTATGCGTCCTATACTCTTGTTGCTGTCTTATCAATTGTATAAAAAAGATATTAAGGCAGCATTGCGACCTGCTATTGCTATTGAAGTCTTCCATAACTTCACATTACTGCACGACGATATCATGGACGAAGCACCTGTTCGCCGTGGACAAAGCACTGTGCATACAAAATGGAATGAGAATGTTGCTATACTTTCAGGTGATGCCATGCTCATACAGTCCTATCAGTATTTGTCAGAACTTCCGAAAGAAAGTTTGATTGAATGCCTATCAGTATTCAATACTATGGCACTAAAAGTATGTGAGGGGCAGCAGTACGATATGGATTTTGAAATACAAGCAGAAGTAGATTTGAAGTCGTATTTGAAAATGATTGAATACAAAACAGCTGTTTTACTTGGTGCCTCATTAAAAATGGGAGCGATAATGGGAGGTGCAGATAAAAAAGATGCTGAAAATCTCTATGAATTTGGACGTAAAATTGGCATTGCTTTTCAGCTCAAAGATGATTTGCTAGATATCTTTGGCGATACTAATGCTTTTGGAAAACAATTGGGGGGAGACATCATCGCCAACAAAAAAACATGCTTATACCTCAAAGCACTATCTCTTTCTGATGGAAGCGAAAAAATGGAGCTTGTAAATTTATACAGTTCAGAAACCATAAATTCAACTGAAAAAGTAGAAAAAGTAAAGCAGATTTATGCCTCTCTTGAAATAGAGACACACATCAACGCGCTTATCAATGAGTATTACGAAAATGCTATGAAGTCGTTGAGTGCTATCGACAAAGATATTCTTGAACTTGAAAAGTTTGCAGCACTTCTGAAGATTAGAGAAAGCTAAAACGTAAAATTCTATCTGAAAAATTGCTTACGATTAAGGCTAAAAAATAAATAAAATTCAATAGTTTTGCCATAACCATAAAATCTGATGGCAAATAAATTTTCTTTTCTAGGAGCTATTCATACCAACATGATTGAAATCATGTACGATAATTATGTTGAAAATCCTGAATCTGTAAATGAAGAATGGCGAAACTTTTTTACTGGATTTGATTTCGCTAGAGAAGTGTATTCTGATGAAGACGAAATTCCAGAAACCTTCAAGAAAGAATTTCAAGTAATAAATCTAATTGACGCTTACAGAAAAAGCGGCCATTTATTCACCCATACTAATCCAGTACGTGAAAGAAGGCAATATACCCCAACACTTGATATTGAAAACTTTGGGCTTAACCAATCGGATTTAGATACCGTCTTTCAAGCAGGTACTCAAATAGGTGTTGGTCCATCTTCTTTGAGAGATATAGTAGAACACCTAAAGGTCGTTTACTGTCAATCTATAGGAGTGGAGTATATGTATATCCGTAAACCTGACCAGGTGGAATGGATAAAAAACCGTTTACATAAAAATAGTAATACTCCCAATTTTAAGTTAAACGAAAAGAAGCAAATACTCCGCAAACTTAACCAAGCAGTAGCTTTTGAAAATTTTCTACACAAAAAGTTTGTTGGTCAGAAACGCTTTTCGCTAGAAGGCGCCGAATCGTTGATACCTGCTTTGGATATTCTCATTGAGAAAGGTGCAGAGTTGGGAGTGGAAGAGTTCGTAATGGGGATGGCACACCGAGGAAGATTAAATGTCCTTGCCAATATTTTTAACAAGACATACAGAGATATTTTTTCAGAATTTGAAGGTAAAGAATATGAAGATAATTTATTCTCTGGCGACGTAAAATACCATCTTGGCTTTACTTCGGAACAAGTTTGCAACAATTCAAAAAAGGTAAAGATGTCGCTTTCGCCAAACCCCTCTCACTTAGAGGCGGTTGACCCTGTTGTTCAGGGAATAGCACGAGCGAAAATAGACCAACAATATAAAGGTGATAATTCTAAGGTAGTACCTATCCTCATACACGGAGATGCCGCACTAGCCGGTCAGGGTGTTGTTTACGAGGTAATACAAATGGCACAATTGGACGGTTACAAAACTGGTGGAACCATTCATATTGTCGTAAACAATCAGGTAGGCTTCACCACTAATTATCTAGATGCCCGTTCGAGTACTTACTGCACGGACATAGGTAAAGTAACTTTATCCCCTGTTTTTCACGTTAATGGCGATGATGTAGAAGCTGTTGTTCATGCTATGCAAATTGCTACAGAGTACCGTCAGAAATTCAATAAAGACGTATTCATTGATTTGCTATGTTACAGAAAGTACGGACATAATGAAGGCGATGAGCCACGTTTTACACAACCTAAGCTGTACAAGGCTATTAGCAAGCACCCTAACCCTAGAGAAATATACAACCACAAACTGATTAATGAAGGCGTTGTAGGGGCGAATATCGTTAAAGAAATGGAGCATGAGTTTAAGCAGTTGCTTCAAGATAGATTTGACGAATCAAAAGAAATCGAAAAGGCAGAAATTACGCCTTTCATGAAAGCCGAATGGCAAGGCTTTAGAAAATCTAAAGACGCTGACTTTGTTAAGTCACAAGATACCGCAGTAGATTTAGAAGTACTTAAAGAAGTAGCTTCCAAGCTGTACAATGTCCCTGAAAAGGACAACCTATTTAAAAAGACGCAGCGTTTGCTGAACGACCAAAAGAAGATGGTAGAAGACAGCAACCGTTTGGATTGGGGAATAGCTGAGCTTTTGGCATATGGTACACTCTTATATGAGGGTCATCCTGTTCGAATTAGCGGTCAAGATGTTGAGAGAGGAACTTTTTCACACCGACATGCCGTTTTAAAAGCTGAGGAATCAGAGAAAAAGATAATCCCTCTTAATGCCGTTAACCCTAATGTGAAATTTGAGGCTTATAATTCACTCTTATCAGAATATGGTGTGTTAGGCTTTGATTATGGTTTTGCTATGGCGAGTCCCAACTCATTAACCATTTGGGAAGCACAGTTTGGTGATTTCAGCAATGGTGCTCAAATTATGATTGACCAATTTATCTCGTCAGCCGAAGACAAATGGAAGACCTATAACGGACTAGTAATGCTCTTGCCGCATGGCTATGAAGGGCAAGGTGCAGAACATTCTAGTGCACGTATGGAGCGATACCTACAGATGTGTGCTTTACATAATATGCAAATCGTTAACTGTACCACACCGGCAAACTTTTTCCATGTTTTAAGGCGACAGCTTAAACGAGAATTTAGAAAGCCTTTAGTAGTGTTTACGCCAAAAAGTTTGTTGCGTCATCCATTGTGTGTTTCCACGCTTGAAGACCTGTCCACTGGACGCTTCCAAGAATTGTTTGACGATGAGGTCGTTAAACCATCAGAAGTTAAAAAGGTCGTATTCTGTAGTGGAAAACTATACTATGAGCTTTTCCAAGAACGCGAAAAGTTAGGGCGAAAAGATGTAGCTTTAATCCGATTGGAGCAACTGTACCCTTTACCAGAACAAAAGATAAACGACGTACTCAAGAAGTACGATACGAAACAATTGATATGGGCTCAGGAAGAGCCACGAAATATGGGGGCTTGGACTCATATTTTAAACCGACTAAGACATATTCCCTTTGAATTAGTTTCTAGAAGGGCAAGTGCTGCAACAGCTAGTGGTTCACCTAAGTTTGCAGCTACAAGACAACGATTAATAATTGAAGAAGTTTTTAAATAGAATATTATGCTATTAGAAATGAAAGTTCCTAGTCCGGGAGAATCCATCTCCGAAGTTGAAATTGCTCAATGGTTGGTAGAGGACGGTGACTATGTAGAAAAGGATCAAGAAATTGCTGAGGTAGATTCAGACAAAGCTACTTTAGCCTTACCAGCTGAAGAAAGCGGTACTATAAAATTGGTGGCTGAAGAAGGCGATACGGTGGCTGTAGGTCAAGTCGTATGTATCATTGATACGGATGGCGTTGGCGAAGCCAAGCCAAGCGCAACAACTAAAGAAGCAAGTCCAGTTTCAGCTCCGGTGCAGGCTACTAAACCTGTGGATGCCAAAGCCACACCACTCGCAAAGGCTATCATTTCTCAGAACGATTTGTCCGCAAAAGACGTTAAAGGCACTGGTGAAGGCGGTAAGATTTTAAAAGAAGATGTTATAGAAGCTATGGCATCTGTAAAGACCGACGGTCCACGTGGCACTGAGCGTAAAAAAATGTCAATGCTAAGACGAAAAGTGGCTCAGCGTTTGGTATCTGTAAAGAACGATACTGCTATGCTAACTACTTTCAATGAGGTAGATATGTCGGCTATTTTTGCTATTCGTAAAGAATACAAAGAGATTTTTAAAGAAAAATACGGTGTAGGTTTAGGTTTTATGTCTTTCTTCACAAAGGCCATTACTACTGCACTTAAGGAATTCCCAGATGTAAATGCTCAGATTGATGGTAAGGAAGTCATTTACCACAACTATGCTGACATCAGTATTGCAGTAAGTGCCCCAAAAGGTTTGATGGTGCCTGTTATTCGTAATGCAGAGCTTATGAACTTTAAAGAGGTTGAAAGCGAAGTAAAGCGATTAGCTATTAGAGCAAGAGATGGAAAAATTACGCCAGACGAAATGCTTGGCGGCACCTTTACCATTACCAATGGTGGAGTGTTTGGCTCTATGCTTTCAACACCTATCATTAACCCCCCACAATCGGCGATTTTAGGGATGCACAATATTGTAGAACGCCCTATGGCTGTGAACGGTAAAGTAGAGATTAGGCCCATAATGTATGTGGCACTTT
The window above is part of the Flavobacteriales bacterium genome. Proteins encoded here:
- the rfbA gene encoding glucose-1-phosphate thymidylyltransferase RfbA — translated: MKGIILAGGSGTRLHPLTLAVSKQALPVYDKPMIYYPLSTLMFSGIREILIISTPKDLPIFQRLLGDGSSLGCRFEYKVQEVPNGLAQAFVLGEEFIGNDKVCLVLGDNIFYIKRKIVEACVDVEGAKIFGYHVNDPERYGVVEYDENNNVISIQEKPKVPKSNYAVPGLYFYDNDVVEIAKNIIPSARGEYEITDVNSEYLKRGKLKVQLLGRGSAWLDTGTFRSLMQASQFVQVIEDRQGRKIGCIEEAAYKMGFIDDEQLKKLAVPLLKSGYGNYLLSLIK
- a CDS encoding polyprenyl synthetase family protein; translation: MKSIDQLRTLVEQELLSLKYPSTPADLYAPIDYILSLGGKRMRPILLLLSYQLYKKDIKAALRPAIAIEVFHNFTLLHDDIMDEAPVRRGQSTVHTKWNENVAILSGDAMLIQSYQYLSELPKESLIECLSVFNTMALKVCEGQQYDMDFEIQAEVDLKSYLKMIEYKTAVLLGASLKMGAIMGGADKKDAENLYEFGRKIGIAFQLKDDLLDIFGDTNAFGKQLGGDIIANKKTCLYLKALSLSDGSEKMELVNLYSSETINSTEKVEKVKQIYASLEIETHINALINEYYENAMKSLSAIDKDILELEKFAALLKIRES
- a CDS encoding 2-oxoglutarate dehydrogenase E1 component; the protein is MANKFSFLGAIHTNMIEIMYDNYVENPESVNEEWRNFFTGFDFAREVYSDEDEIPETFKKEFQVINLIDAYRKSGHLFTHTNPVRERRQYTPTLDIENFGLNQSDLDTVFQAGTQIGVGPSSLRDIVEHLKVVYCQSIGVEYMYIRKPDQVEWIKNRLHKNSNTPNFKLNEKKQILRKLNQAVAFENFLHKKFVGQKRFSLEGAESLIPALDILIEKGAELGVEEFVMGMAHRGRLNVLANIFNKTYRDIFSEFEGKEYEDNLFSGDVKYHLGFTSEQVCNNSKKVKMSLSPNPSHLEAVDPVVQGIARAKIDQQYKGDNSKVVPILIHGDAALAGQGVVYEVIQMAQLDGYKTGGTIHIVVNNQVGFTTNYLDARSSTYCTDIGKVTLSPVFHVNGDDVEAVVHAMQIATEYRQKFNKDVFIDLLCYRKYGHNEGDEPRFTQPKLYKAISKHPNPREIYNHKLINEGVVGANIVKEMEHEFKQLLQDRFDESKEIEKAEITPFMKAEWQGFRKSKDADFVKSQDTAVDLEVLKEVASKLYNVPEKDNLFKKTQRLLNDQKKMVEDSNRLDWGIAELLAYGTLLYEGHPVRISGQDVERGTFSHRHAVLKAEESEKKIIPLNAVNPNVKFEAYNSLLSEYGVLGFDYGFAMASPNSLTIWEAQFGDFSNGAQIMIDQFISSAEDKWKTYNGLVMLLPHGYEGQGAEHSSARMERYLQMCALHNMQIVNCTTPANFFHVLRRQLKREFRKPLVVFTPKSLLRHPLCVSTLEDLSTGRFQELFDDEVVKPSEVKKVVFCSGKLYYELFQEREKLGRKDVALIRLEQLYPLPEQKINDVLKKYDTKQLIWAQEEPRNMGAWTHILNRLRHIPFELVSRRASAATASGSPKFAATRQRLIIEEVFK
- the odhB gene encoding 2-oxoglutarate dehydrogenase complex dihydrolipoyllysine-residue succinyltransferase, with the protein product MLLEMKVPSPGESISEVEIAQWLVEDGDYVEKDQEIAEVDSDKATLALPAEESGTIKLVAEEGDTVAVGQVVCIIDTDGVGEAKPSATTKEASPVSAPVQATKPVDAKATPLAKAIISQNDLSAKDVKGTGEGGKILKEDVIEAMASVKTDGPRGTERKKMSMLRRKVAQRLVSVKNDTAMLTTFNEVDMSAIFAIRKEYKEIFKEKYGVGLGFMSFFTKAITTALKEFPDVNAQIDGKEVIYHNYADISIAVSAPKGLMVPVIRNAELMNFKEVESEVKRLAIRARDGKITPDEMLGGTFTITNGGVFGSMLSTPIINPPQSAILGMHNIVERPMAVNGKVEIRPIMYVALSYDHRIIDGRESVGFLVRVKECLEDPTTHLLGGDAKKSLGL